The following proteins are co-located in the Silene latifolia isolate original U9 population chromosome 1, ASM4854445v1, whole genome shotgun sequence genome:
- the LOC141654988 gene encoding uncharacterized protein LOC141654988 — protein MGKEEAEDDAHVVIDTFIVHNTPSLVLSDSGATHSFVSRNHALAMGLGEYELVKDNVFIPSGQSVSCSKLYMDVSMIEWLGKYEAKIDCRQKRVSLKGPKGVKESSASDIPVVGEFGDVFLDEILGLPPKRDIDFSVELKLGT, from the exons ATGGGCAAGGAGGAAGcggaggatgatgctcacgttgttATCGATACTTTTATTGTCCATAACACGCCATCTTTAGTACTGTCTGATTCGGGGGCaacccactcttttgtgtctaggaatcatgccttagctatgggtttGGGAGAATATGAACTGGTGAAAgataatgtgtttataccttcgggaCAGTCAGTGTCATGTTCTAAGTTGTATATGGATGTGTCCAT GATAGAATGGTTGGGCAAGTatgaggctaagatagattgtcggcaaaagagggtgTCTTTAAAGGGACCTAAGGGAGTCAAG GAGTCGTCAGCCTCTGACATACCAGTAGTTGGGGAGTTTGGTGACGTTTTTCTAGATGAGATACTGGGGTTACCTCCTAAGAGGGACATCGACTTCAGTGTTGAGCTCAAACTGGGGACGTGA